The stretch of DNA GCTGCGCGGCAGCCTACTATTTGCTGCTTACCGGGGTGTACAGATTGACGCTCGAAGAGCCGTTCTATGAGAAGCAGGCGATTGAAGCGCAGATCAATTATCTGGTCTATCATGACGATTTGACCGGGCTGCCGAACAGACGCCGGCTGCTCCAGCATGTCGATGAAGTGATCGAGTCCCACAAAACCTCCGCCATACGCGGCTTCTCGGCGCTAGCCGTCCTCAATATCAATCATTTTAAGGATATCAACGTCTCGTTGGGCCATCTAGCCGGAGACCGCCTGCTGCAATTGGTGGCATCCAGAATTAAGGATGGCATCAGGCCTAACGAGGATTTATTCAGTATGGGCGGAGATGAATTCACCTATCTGATGACTGATATGGAGAGTCTGGATAGCTGCTTTCTCCGCTCCAAAGAACTGCTTAATCTGTTCGAGCAGCCTATTGAACTGGAGGCCGGAGAGTATCATATTTCGCTCAGCCTGGGCATCAGCATCTTTCCCGGTGACGGAGATACGGCGGAGCAGCTTATTCAGAACGCGGATACCGCTGTTCATGATGCCAAGGAGCATGGCGTAGATATTCGCAGGTACGTACCGTTAATACAAATGAAGGCCAAAGAAAGATTAAAGCTGGAGAACGATCTGCGCAGAGCGCTGGAGCGGGAGGAATTTTTCCTTCTGTACCAGCCGCAGGTTCGACTGGCCACCAAGGAGCTTGTCGGCATGGAGGCGCTGCTTCGCTGGCAGCATCCGAAACGCGGCCTCGTGTCTCCGGCTGAATTCATTCCCATTGCCGAGGAGAGCGGGCTGATTGTTCCGATCGGGGAGTGGGTGCTGAGAACCGCCTGTTCTCAGAATAAGGAATGGCAGAAGGCGGGATACCGTCCGATCTGCGTCTCGGTCAATTTGTCTATGCGTCAGTTTCTCCAGCCGAATCTGGCCGGTAAGATCGGGGGATTTTTGAAACGGATTGGCCTCGATCCGAGCTATGTGGATCTTGAAATTACAGAGAGCATGACAATGGACAAGGAAAAAGCCTTCGAGCAGTTGAAGCGGCTTAAAGAGCTCGGGGTGTATATCAGTATCGACGATTTTGGAACAGGATACAGCTCGCTACATTATCTGAAAAATATGCCGATTGACCGCCTCAAAATCGACCGTTCCTTCGTGGCCGAGGTAATGGAGGATAGCAACAATGCCGCTATTGTCTCGACAATTACTTCCATGGCGCATCATTTGAAGCTGAGGGTGACTGCCGAGGGAGTGGAGAACGAGGATCAACTGCAATTCTTGCGCCAGCAGCGCTGCCATGAGGCGCAGGGCTATTTCTTCAGCAAGCCGATCAGGGCTCAGGAGTTCGAAAGAATTTTCCTGAAATCTACTATTTTTGGAATGCCATCCTAATTGGAATTGCCTTATCCGGTCAGAAGTGTTAAAATGTTAAATGTTCACGAAAGCGCGGGTGTAGTTCAATGGTAGAACTTCAGCCTTCCAAGCTGATAGCGTGGGTTCGATTCCCATCACCCGCTTTTGCCTAATATTTTGCTTAAACCCTTGTGCCGAAAGGGTTTTTTCTTTGCGGAAAATTCGACAAACGACAGACGACTTTGTTCTTATGGGGCAATTCATGGGGCAAATTTCAGATTTTTTGGATTTAGTGCCTCAAGCGGTTCGATCAGTGCGCGATTAACCGTTTCGGCCTCGTGGGTATATCGGTCAGTGGTTTCCAGTTTGGCATGTCGTAAAAATTTCTGTATACTCCTTTGGTCGGCTCCGTGTTCGCGGAGCAGCGTAGCGGCCGTATGCCTTAACCCATGAAGTTTAACGTGGAGAAATTTGTACTTCTTCAAGAATTTTGCCCACGTATTTGTCGCCGTGCTCAGCGGCCCTCGCCCATTCCCGTGTCGCCGTATTCGAACGTCGTGGCGATCTGGCCGGCTGCATCGTAGACTACGAAGGTCATATCCAGAAATACTCCCCTGATTCCACCAAAATCGCAGATACATATTACATGAGGAACGGGTTTGAGTTTCGCGTACAAATAGGAAATAAATGAAAATACGTTCAAGGGCTAATTTAAGTGCACCCCTTAGTATAGTCTTTTGTTTCTCACCTTCCGTAGACCTGATGCGATCGAAATAATCTTCTGTATCTTAATTGTAAATTTGCAGGTTTTTTATGATCCTTACCTGTTTGATCTTCCATTTTAAAAAAGATTGGCGAGTCATTTCAATAGCAATGGCCCCAACAATAATCTGTCTGATTTGGTTAATTTGATTATAGTCAATATATTCGAAGTTATAGAGTAGTTCAGGGCGATTCGGGTTCATATGTGTGAATTCTCCGGAAAAATCCATATCTTTTGTAGCATATTCACTATTGAAAAAACGCTGTAAAATTTCCTTATCTTGGGTCCTTATATTTAAATCAGAAAAATTCCCTTCCATTGATTTTTGAATGACACGATTCACCATTGATTTTGGTAGCTGGTCGGAGAAATAATAATCTCCGGCCATAATTATTATAAAAATTGATAAAAGTGAAAGTGATAGTATTATTATTTTTTTTGTTTTCATAAGTTATGACACCTCTCAGAGAACATTTTCAAGGACCCTTAATTAAGGGTCCTTGAAAATAATTTTAATAAGGTAAAGAACCAGGTGTTACCCAATTTTCTAATCCACCTTCATAACGATAAAAATCTCGAGTAGGGGATGTTGGATTTGGGTCAACACTATATCGATATAGTGCCACTTCCGCGATACCACTATCATTCGAAAAATCTCCAGTCCGAATCCATTGGAAAGGCCAATAGCTTTCAGGCCAATATCGTTTATATTCAGCGCTTTTTACAGAGCCGTTACTATTATAACTTACTTGATCGTGAGCCCAATAATCTTCTCGTTGGTATGTTTCATAATAATTAACCCAAGTGTTATTATGGTAAACTTGTCCGTATTTATAAACTAATCTTTGAGCTCCAATTGCTTTGCCATTTCCTTTGAATAAATTATTTAGATCATCAAGCACTTCGCCTGTAAAAAAATGAGATAATGGGATTAGATACAATATAACCTGAAAGCAGGGAAAAAACTTTTTTGTATTGTTCGGTAGTAAATGCGGTTTTTAGTAAATGGAATCATGCTGGTGAATGATGTTCATGATGTCAAACTAAAAGCACAGGACACCATGAAAACTGTTATGGCACTTTAGATATTCTAATAGAATCACCTGATTTATCAGCAACAAGTCTTCAAAATTTAACTCTGACCAATACATGCAAGAATCTTCTTCGTGTTGCACGAAATAATTCCGAATATCCTACAGAAAAAGTTTTAAGTGGAGTTGATTTGAATACCGTTTAAACAGGCGATGGCGCAGCAATTCCGATTGTTTTTAATTGCTTACTCAACAACAAAAGGCTCTCCGCTTAATATTGAGCGAAAAGCCTTTTTCCATATTAGTTCAGCTTGAGGTCAAGTTAGACCGTTCCCGCCGATTTCAAAAATTCCACGATCGTCAGCAGGCCCTTGTCGAAGTTCTCCAAGTTGAAGTGCTCGTCGGGCGCGTGCAGGTTCTCGTCGTCAAGTCCGAAGCCCATCAGAACGATCGGCGCCTTCAGGATGCGGGAGAAGCTCTCCATAATCGGGATGGAGCCGCCGTCCTTCGTGAACAGGGCGCGTGTGCCGTATACTTTGCCGTAAGCGTCCGCCGCCAGTTGCAGGAATGGATTCGACGGATCAATGTCCAAGGCGAACGCCTTCTCCATCTGCCGTACTTCCACCTTGGCTCCCGGCTGAATATGCGATTTCAGATGGGCTTCAATAGCGTCGAGGACATGCTGGGGATTCTGGTCGCCGACAAGGCGGCAGGTGATTTTGGCATGAGCGACTTTCGGGATAACGGTCTTGGTGCCCTCGCCCTGAAAGCCGCCATAGACGCCGTTAAGCTCCAGCGTAGGCCGGGCTCCGACGCGTTCGACAAACGTATAGCCTTCTTCGCCGTAGAGAGCGGACAATTCGAGTCCCTCCCGGATTTTATCCTCGTCGAGACCCTGCTTGGCGAATTCCTCGCGCATCAGCGGAGACAGCTCAGGCACGCCTTCATAGAAGCCGTCAACGGCGACTCGGCCCTTGTCGTCATGCAGCGACGCGAGCAGGGAAACGAGCGCATGCAGCGCATTAGGGACAGCGCCGCCGTAAGTGCCCGAGTGCAAATCCGTGGAAGCGGTCATGACGTCCACCTCCAGCGAGCAGAGGCCCCGGAGTCCGGTGCAGATGGCGGGTCTTCCGCGCTCGAGAAGCGAGGTGTCGGAGACGAGAACGGCGTCCGCAGCCAGCATGTCTTTATGTTTTTCCAGGAAGGAGGTTAAATGAACGCTGCCGATTTCTTCCTCGCCTTCGATGCATACCTTGAGGTTAACCGGCAGGGAGCCTTCCTGACTCAGTATGGCCTCTATCGCCTTAATATGCATGAAGACTTGACCTTTATCGTCGGTTGCGCCGCGGGCGTACAGCTTGCCGTCTCTGATATTCGGCTCGAATGGCGGAGTGGTCCAGAGATTCAGCGGGTCAACCGGCTGAACATCGTAGTGCCCGTAGAGAAGCAGAGTCGGCTTGCCCGGTGCATGCAGATAGTCCGCATAGACGACAGGGTGGCCGCCCGTTGGGTGAATCTCGATATGTTCCAGTCCTGCTTTATTCAGCGTATCCGCGAGCCACTGTGCCGCTGTCAAAATATCTTTCTTGTGCTCGGACAGTGCGGAAATGCTGGGGATCTTAAGCCATTCATTCAGTTCGTTCAATTGTTCATCCCGGCGGGATGCAAAATATTCTGCGTAAGACATGATTATGTACCTCCTGGATTTGCGGGGTCGCAAGCCCTTGGCTTGTGACGGATGCGCCGAACCGGATTCGGCGACCCATAGGAACTATTATACTGGAATTACCCTAGCACAATCAAAAATCGCTGGTTGCGCACATACCTGGGCGCCGCTACGTACAATAACCCATATCCAGAGAATAACGAGTAATGGAGGAACAGCGGTGATTACTTTTTTGAACGGCGGCCAGAACGGAATCGACATGTCAACGCTATCGGGTGTGGAGAGAGAGAGTGTGGAGAAGAAGCAGAGAAGTCCGGAAACTTATGTATACGAATCGCCTGCTGCGCTCGCATTTGAGCTGAATACCAGAAGGCGTATTGTTGAAGCGGCTGTCGCGCTTGATGCAAGCGGAGTGACCTTTGTCCCTTTCGAGACCACCAGAGGTAACCGTAACTTTTGGTCGCGTACCAGCGAAGGAGGACTTCGCTTAAATGCTGGGGTGTTACCTTCCGACGGGATCAATGATATTTTCCGGAACGGCCGTCTGTATGCCTTTGAGTGCGCAACGGGCGCGGTGGTTGTTTTATATAAGGGAGTCCTTGATGCGTTGGGCGAAGAGGTGTTTAACTCATACTTTAAAAACCTGCTGCTCTATGATTGGCATTACGACAGCGATTTACAGCTAACTGCGATCAATAACAGGGAAGAAGCCTATCCCGGTGATGTGCAGTATTTCAAGAATCCCGACCATGATCCGGACAAACCGGAATGGCAGGGGGAGAATGTAATCGTGCTTGGCAAAGGAATGTATTTCGGGCATGGAATCGGTATTACCACCGCCGAGGGAATTATTACTGCTCTGAACAGAGAGAGAGTGCCGGGCAGCAGGACATCTGCTTATCTTCTGGATGAGACGTTTCACCCGGACTTTGAGTATTTGCGGAGATTGTCTGCGGGAAGAAGCCTTCCGTCAGCGGCTGTCCGCTATACAGGCTATGCAGTTATCGCCAGAATAGGTTCGCATAATTATATTTACACCCGTAAAAAGATAGTCCGTCCCACCTGGCCGATATGAATCAGCTATATGAACGGTATAACGGCACATCAAAAACCGGCCGCGCAACGTCTTTAGACGTTTGTAGGTCGGTTGTTGGCTTTTTCATACATAAAAATTACATAAAGTTATTTTTATTTTTTTGTTTAAAAAATACCGGAAATCGTTTAGAATAAATAATTGAAAGGGCTTA from Paenibacillus sophorae encodes:
- a CDS encoding dipeptidase codes for the protein MSYAEYFASRRDEQLNELNEWLKIPSISALSEHKKDILTAAQWLADTLNKAGLEHIEIHPTGGHPVVYADYLHAPGKPTLLLYGHYDVQPVDPLNLWTTPPFEPNIRDGKLYARGATDDKGQVFMHIKAIEAILSQEGSLPVNLKVCIEGEEEIGSVHLTSFLEKHKDMLAADAVLVSDTSLLERGRPAICTGLRGLCSLEVDVMTASTDLHSGTYGGAVPNALHALVSLLASLHDDKGRVAVDGFYEGVPELSPLMREEFAKQGLDEDKIREGLELSALYGEEGYTFVERVGARPTLELNGVYGGFQGEGTKTVIPKVAHAKITCRLVGDQNPQHVLDAIEAHLKSHIQPGAKVEVRQMEKAFALDIDPSNPFLQLAADAYGKVYGTRALFTKDGGSIPIMESFSRILKAPIVLMGFGLDDENLHAPDEHFNLENFDKGLLTIVEFLKSAGTV
- a CDS encoding tyrosine-type recombinase/integrase, with protein sequence MRRHGNGRGPLSTATNTWAKFLKKYKFLHVKLHGLRHTAATLLREHGADQRSIQKFLRHAKLETTDRYTHEAETVNRALIEPLEALNPKNLKFAP
- a CDS encoding protein-glutamine gamma-glutamyltransferase: MITFLNGGQNGIDMSTLSGVERESVEKKQRSPETYVYESPAALAFELNTRRRIVEAAVALDASGVTFVPFETTRGNRNFWSRTSEGGLRLNAGVLPSDGINDIFRNGRLYAFECATGAVVVLYKGVLDALGEEVFNSYFKNLLLYDWHYDSDLQLTAINNREEAYPGDVQYFKNPDHDPDKPEWQGENVIVLGKGMYFGHGIGITTAEGIITALNRERVPGSRTSAYLLDETFHPDFEYLRRLSAGRSLPSAAVRYTGYAVIARIGSHNYIYTRKKIVRPTWPI
- a CDS encoding putative bifunctional diguanylate cyclase/phosphodiesterase — encoded protein: MKIEEKKTILTAVCGAALFLLVQSLHITLNGDDEREALSALYLISSWCTSAFGFAIFAQGWLLFSNQLSRGRLYSSALFLGVCVFDLLHTLGFIGIPFIQNVISEDRAFWLLSFSRLASAVGILLVFGKEDSPVLVSGKNKILRKSILLVVLSMILFSAGSYFLPEVISPVQADFARKLLNFVVLLIYLLDIVIIVYTKRAEKSSSLLIIIRSLVLLALGQAFYMDAGSDKNIDLLFGAASCAAAYYLLLTGVYRLTLEEPFYEKQAIEAQINYLVYHDDLTGLPNRRRLLQHVDEVIESHKTSAIRGFSALAVLNINHFKDINVSLGHLAGDRLLQLVASRIKDGIRPNEDLFSMGGDEFTYLMTDMESLDSCFLRSKELLNLFEQPIELEAGEYHISLSLGISIFPGDGDTAEQLIQNADTAVHDAKEHGVDIRRYVPLIQMKAKERLKLENDLRRALEREEFFLLYQPQVRLATKELVGMEALLRWQHPKRGLVSPAEFIPIAEESGLIVPIGEWVLRTACSQNKEWQKAGYRPICVSVNLSMRQFLQPNLAGKIGGFLKRIGLDPSYVDLEITESMTMDKEKAFEQLKRLKELGVYISIDDFGTGYSSLHYLKNMPIDRLKIDRSFVAEVMEDSNNAAIVSTITSMAHHLKLRVTAEGVENEDQLQFLRQQRCHEAQGYFFSKPIRAQEFERIFLKSTIFGMPS